One window of Scylla paramamosain isolate STU-SP2022 chromosome 47, ASM3559412v1, whole genome shotgun sequence genomic DNA carries:
- the LOC135095143 gene encoding patatin-like phospholipase domain-containing protein 2 isoform X3, whose amino-acid sequence MNFSFAGCGFLGIYHVGVAACLKKYAPNLLVNKISGASAGALAAVCLLCDSPLGTITSSVLKTATEARKHTLGPFSPTFNVEKLLREGLLSVLPDDAHRIVSGKLFISVTRVSDGKNILLSQFDTREELIQGLLCSAFIPGFSGWACPKVRGVRYVDGGFTNNLPEVDHGTVTVSPFCGESDICPKDTTAGLVTVNLANTSIELSKENLYRFARILFPPPPEVLSKMCQQGFNDALDFLQRNNLINCTRCLAVQSSFNLTESREEARELVSVNHFHDPEDNCIDCKQQRKEAILDQLPEAVGSILQDAITSANEGLMNWVFKHKSMKLLSVLSLPYVLPMDIAYSAFLRFMATAPTSKDLQSLARQVITLVKALLRMSTKSSLHHHHRRLDTKFSCQLAITQFSGDVEMQHIQNRQNFDFTLDLDTMEGVPQSHKDAMLLESQALAEVALRCASRSVSHAGSRMTSRVQSRAPSRAVSRAVSRRPSFSEDGDTEDGMSTPAAALVGEDAFERILDVTTHQEALMAYYYLDDNNEVRVTEIFDMTNADEDLDVSGDAGHYHTSSSPHWAAVHPHHHRTSLGSEEELEDDRPAGDGCEMSPFTPSDTESEYCRRHDHNNPESEQMFGTAGVV is encoded by the exons GTACCATCACCTCGTCAGTGCTCAAGACGGCAACGGAGGCGAGGAAGCACACACTGGGGCCCTTCAGTCCGACCTTCAACGTGGAGAAGTTGCTGCGTGAGGGACTTCTGAGT GTATTGCCCGACGACGCCCATCGCATTGTGAGTGGCAAACTGTTCATCTCCGTGACGCGGGTGAGTGACGGCAAGAACATCCTGCTCTCCCAGTTCGACACCCGCGAGGAGCTAATCCAG GGGCTGCTCTGTTCTGCCTTCATCCCTGGCTTCAGCGGGTGGGCGTGTCCCAAGGTGCGGGGGGTTCGGTATGTGGATGGCGGGTTCACGAATAACCTTCCAGAGGTGGACCACGGCACTGTCACCGTCAGCCCCTTCTGCGGAGAGAGCGACATCTGCCCTAAGGACACCACCGCGGGGCTTGTCACG GTGAATCTGGCCAACACGAGCATTGAGCTGAGCAAGGAAAACTTATACCGCTTCGCTCGCATTCTGTTTCCGCCGCCCCCCGAGGTGCTAAGCAAGATGTGTCAGCAGGGTTTCAATGATGCCCTTGACTTCCTGCAGAGAAACAACCTCATCAATTGTACCAGGTGCCTCGCTGTGCAGTCCAGCTTCAATTTGACA GAGTCTCGTGAGGAGGCGCGGGAGTTGGTGTCGGTAAATCACTTCCACGACCCAGAGGATAACTGTATTGACTGTAAGCAGCAGCGCAAG GAGGCCATCCTGGACCAGCTCCCAGAGGCGGTGGGGTCCATCCTGCAGGACGCCATCACTTCTGCCAACGAGGGTCTCATGAACTGGGTATTCAAGCACAAGTCCATGAAGCTGCTGTCTGTGCTCAGCCTGCCCTATGTGCTGCCCATGGACATTGCCTACTCTGCCTTCCtcag GTTCATGGCAACGGCACCCACCAGCAAGGACCTGCAGAGTCTGGCCCGGCAGGTGATCACGCTGGTCAAGGCCCTGCTCAGGATGTCTACTAAGAGCTccctgcaccaccatcaccgccgccttGACACCAAGTTCTCCTGCCAGCTGGCCATCACGCAGTTCTCAG GTGATGTGGAGATGCAGCACATTCAGAACAGACAGAACTTCGACTTCACGCTCGACCTTGACACCAT GGAGGGTGTGCCACAGAGCCACAAGGACGCCATGCTGCTGGAGTCACAGGCGCTGGCGGAGGTGGCCCTGCGCTGTGCCTCCCGCTCTGTATCGCACGCTGGGTCCCGCATGACCTCCCGGGTGCAGTCCAGGGCTCCATCCAGGGCTGTGTCCCGTGCCGTATCCCGCCGGCCATCCTTCAGTGAGGATGGGGACACGGAGGATGGCATGAGCACCCCCGCAGCGGCCCTGGTTGGAGAGGATGCCTTTGAGAGGATCCTGGATGTCACCACACACCAAGAGGCTCTCATGGCGTACTACTACCTGGACGACAAcaacgag GTGAGAGTGACGGAGATCTTTGACATGACCAATGCAGACGAGGACCTGGATGTCTCAGGTGATGCGGGGCActaccacacctcctcctcccctcactggGCTGCCGTgcaccctcaccatcaccgcACCTCCCTCG GGtcagaggaggagctggaggatgACAGGCCAGCAGGTGATGGGTGCGAGATGTCCCCCTTCACGCCCTCTGACACTGAGTCTGAGTACTGCCGCAG ACACGACCACAATAACCCGGAGTCTGAGCAGATGTTTGGCACCGCAGGGGTTgtctga
- the LOC135095143 gene encoding patatin-like phospholipase domain-containing protein 2 isoform X6, translated as MNFSFAGCGFLGIYHVGVAACLKKYAPNLLVNKISGASAGALAAVCLLCDSPLGTITSSVLKTATEARKHTLGPFSPTFNVEKLLREGLLSVLPDDAHRIVSGKLFISVTRVSDGKNILLSQFDTREELIQALCCSSFVPGFSGWVPPVFRGVRYLDGVLSDNLPMLDAHTICVSPFAGHSDICPRDNRHISLAGLLCSAFIPGFSGWACPKVRGVRYVDGGFTNNLPEVDHGTVTVSPFCGESDICPKDTTAGLVTVNLANTSIELSKENLYRFARILFPPPPEVLSKMCQQGFNDALDFLQRNNLINCTRCLAVQSSFNLTESREEARELVSVNHFHDPEDNCIDCKQQRKEAILDQLPEAVGSILQDAITSANEGLMNWVFKHKSMKLLSVLSLPYVLPMDIAYSAFLRFMATAPTSKDLQSLARQVITLVKALLRMSTKSSLHHHHRRLDTKFSCQLAITQFSGHQRKTRRQATKHRSRRRNHLSVAPRRRRGRQPYSNHVLNTMQGLKSAPDDLAEQQAQMFALLLGSVMENVAIVATALAQDSPGVPGGDGLESTSH; from the exons GTACCATCACCTCGTCAGTGCTCAAGACGGCAACGGAGGCGAGGAAGCACACACTGGGGCCCTTCAGTCCGACCTTCAACGTGGAGAAGTTGCTGCGTGAGGGACTTCTGAGT GTATTGCCCGACGACGCCCATCGCATTGTGAGTGGCAAACTGTTCATCTCCGTGACGCGGGTGAGTGACGGCAAGAACATCCTGCTCTCCCAGTTCGACACCCGCGAGGAGCTAATCCAG GCGCTGTGCTGCTCGTCGTTCGTGCCTGGGTTCAGCGGATGGGTGCCCCCTGTGTTCCGCGGCGTGCGCTACTTGGACGGCGTGCTGAGCGATAACCTGCCCATGCTGGACGCACACACCATCTGCGTGAGTCCCTTCGCGGGCCACAGCGACATCTGCCCCAGGGATAACAGGCACATCTCCCTCGCG GGGCTGCTCTGTTCTGCCTTCATCCCTGGCTTCAGCGGGTGGGCGTGTCCCAAGGTGCGGGGGGTTCGGTATGTGGATGGCGGGTTCACGAATAACCTTCCAGAGGTGGACCACGGCACTGTCACCGTCAGCCCCTTCTGCGGAGAGAGCGACATCTGCCCTAAGGACACCACCGCGGGGCTTGTCACG GTGAATCTGGCCAACACGAGCATTGAGCTGAGCAAGGAAAACTTATACCGCTTCGCTCGCATTCTGTTTCCGCCGCCCCCCGAGGTGCTAAGCAAGATGTGTCAGCAGGGTTTCAATGATGCCCTTGACTTCCTGCAGAGAAACAACCTCATCAATTGTACCAGGTGCCTCGCTGTGCAGTCCAGCTTCAATTTGACA GAGTCTCGTGAGGAGGCGCGGGAGTTGGTGTCGGTAAATCACTTCCACGACCCAGAGGATAACTGTATTGACTGTAAGCAGCAGCGCAAG GAGGCCATCCTGGACCAGCTCCCAGAGGCGGTGGGGTCCATCCTGCAGGACGCCATCACTTCTGCCAACGAGGGTCTCATGAACTGGGTATTCAAGCACAAGTCCATGAAGCTGCTGTCTGTGCTCAGCCTGCCCTATGTGCTGCCCATGGACATTGCCTACTCTGCCTTCCtcag GTTCATGGCAACGGCACCCACCAGCAAGGACCTGCAGAGTCTGGCCCGGCAGGTGATCACGCTGGTCAAGGCCCTGCTCAGGATGTCTACTAAGAGCTccctgcaccaccatcaccgccgccttGACACCAAGTTCTCCTGCCAGCTGGCCATCACGCAGTTCTCAG gGCACCAGAGGAAGACACGACGCCAGGCCACCAAGCACAGGTCGAGGCGCAGGAACCACCTCTCTGTGGCACCAAGGAGGCGGCGAGGCAGACAGCCGTACTCCAACCACGTGCTGAACACCATGCAGGGGCTGAAGAGTGCCCCAGACGACCTGGCGGAGCAGCAGGCGCAGATGTTTGCCCTCCTCCTCGGCTCTGTCATGGAGAACGTGGCCATTGTTGCCACCGCCCTCGCCCAGGACTCCCCTGGTGTGCCTGGAGGTGATGGCCTGGAGAGCACATCCCACTGA
- the LOC135095143 gene encoding patatin-like phospholipase domain-containing protein 2 isoform X2 has protein sequence MNFSFAGCGFLGIYHVGVAACLKKYAPNLLVNKISGASAGALAAVCLLCDSPLGTITSSVLKTATEARKHTLGPFSPTFNVEKLLREGLLSVLPDDAHRIVSGKLFISVTRVSDGKNILLSQFDTREELIQAILCSAFIPGFSGWAPVTFRGVRYADGGFSDNLPLLDDHTVTVSPFCGESDICPRDSPGPPVLQVNLANTSIELSKENLYRFARILFPPPPEVLSKMCQQGFNDALDFLQRNNLINCTRCLAVQSSFNLTESREEARELVSVNHFHDPEDNCIDCKQQRKEAILDQLPEAVGSILQDAITSANEGLMNWVFKHKSMKLLSVLSLPYVLPMDIAYSAFLRFMATAPTSKDLQSLARQVITLVKALLRMSTKSSLHHHHRRLDTKFSCQLAITQFSGDVEMQHIQNRQNFDFTLDLDTMEGVPQSHKDAMLLESQALAEVALRCASRSVSHAGSRMTSRVQSRAPSRAVSRAVSRRPSFSEDGDTEDGMSTPAAALVGEDAFERILDVTTHQEALMAYYYLDDNNEVRVTEIFDMTNADEDLDVSGDAGHYHTSSSPHWAAVHPHHHRTSLGSEEELEDDRPAGDGCEMSPFTPSDTESEYCRRHDHNNPESEQMFGTAGVV, from the exons GTACCATCACCTCGTCAGTGCTCAAGACGGCAACGGAGGCGAGGAAGCACACACTGGGGCCCTTCAGTCCGACCTTCAACGTGGAGAAGTTGCTGCGTGAGGGACTTCTGAGT GTATTGCCCGACGACGCCCATCGCATTGTGAGTGGCAAACTGTTCATCTCCGTGACGCGGGTGAGTGACGGCAAGAACATCCTGCTCTCCCAGTTCGACACCCGCGAGGAGCTAATCCAG GCCATTCTGTGTTCGGCGTTCATTCCTGGCTTCAGCGGATGGGCGCCCGTAACGTTCCGCGGGGTTCGGTACGCTGACGGGGGCTTTAGCGATAACCTCCCGCTGCTGGACGACCACACTGTCACCGTCAGCCCCTTCTGCGGGGAGAGCGACATCTGCCCCAGGGACTCACCCGGCCCCCCCGTGCTGCAG GTGAATCTGGCCAACACGAGCATTGAGCTGAGCAAGGAAAACTTATACCGCTTCGCTCGCATTCTGTTTCCGCCGCCCCCCGAGGTGCTAAGCAAGATGTGTCAGCAGGGTTTCAATGATGCCCTTGACTTCCTGCAGAGAAACAACCTCATCAATTGTACCAGGTGCCTCGCTGTGCAGTCCAGCTTCAATTTGACA GAGTCTCGTGAGGAGGCGCGGGAGTTGGTGTCGGTAAATCACTTCCACGACCCAGAGGATAACTGTATTGACTGTAAGCAGCAGCGCAAG GAGGCCATCCTGGACCAGCTCCCAGAGGCGGTGGGGTCCATCCTGCAGGACGCCATCACTTCTGCCAACGAGGGTCTCATGAACTGGGTATTCAAGCACAAGTCCATGAAGCTGCTGTCTGTGCTCAGCCTGCCCTATGTGCTGCCCATGGACATTGCCTACTCTGCCTTCCtcag GTTCATGGCAACGGCACCCACCAGCAAGGACCTGCAGAGTCTGGCCCGGCAGGTGATCACGCTGGTCAAGGCCCTGCTCAGGATGTCTACTAAGAGCTccctgcaccaccatcaccgccgccttGACACCAAGTTCTCCTGCCAGCTGGCCATCACGCAGTTCTCAG GTGATGTGGAGATGCAGCACATTCAGAACAGACAGAACTTCGACTTCACGCTCGACCTTGACACCAT GGAGGGTGTGCCACAGAGCCACAAGGACGCCATGCTGCTGGAGTCACAGGCGCTGGCGGAGGTGGCCCTGCGCTGTGCCTCCCGCTCTGTATCGCACGCTGGGTCCCGCATGACCTCCCGGGTGCAGTCCAGGGCTCCATCCAGGGCTGTGTCCCGTGCCGTATCCCGCCGGCCATCCTTCAGTGAGGATGGGGACACGGAGGATGGCATGAGCACCCCCGCAGCGGCCCTGGTTGGAGAGGATGCCTTTGAGAGGATCCTGGATGTCACCACACACCAAGAGGCTCTCATGGCGTACTACTACCTGGACGACAAcaacgag GTGAGAGTGACGGAGATCTTTGACATGACCAATGCAGACGAGGACCTGGATGTCTCAGGTGATGCGGGGCActaccacacctcctcctcccctcactggGCTGCCGTgcaccctcaccatcaccgcACCTCCCTCG GGtcagaggaggagctggaggatgACAGGCCAGCAGGTGATGGGTGCGAGATGTCCCCCTTCACGCCCTCTGACACTGAGTCTGAGTACTGCCGCAG ACACGACCACAATAACCCGGAGTCTGAGCAGATGTTTGGCACCGCAGGGGTTgtctga
- the LOC135095143 gene encoding patatin-like phospholipase domain-containing protein 2 isoform X1, protein MNFSFAGCGFLGIYHVGVAACLKKYAPNLLVNKISGASAGALAAVCLLCDSPLGTITSSVLKTATEARKHTLGPFSPTFNVEKLLREGLLSVLPDDAHRIVSGKLFISVTRVSDGKNILLSQFDTREELIQALCCSSFVPGFSGWVPPVFRGVRYLDGVLSDNLPMLDAHTICVSPFAGHSDICPRDNRHISLAGLLCSAFIPGFSGWACPKVRGVRYVDGGFTNNLPEVDHGTVTVSPFCGESDICPKDTTAGLVTVNLANTSIELSKENLYRFARILFPPPPEVLSKMCQQGFNDALDFLQRNNLINCTRCLAVQSSFNLTESREEARELVSVNHFHDPEDNCIDCKQQRKEAILDQLPEAVGSILQDAITSANEGLMNWVFKHKSMKLLSVLSLPYVLPMDIAYSAFLRFMATAPTSKDLQSLARQVITLVKALLRMSTKSSLHHHHRRLDTKFSCQLAITQFSGDVEMQHIQNRQNFDFTLDLDTMEGVPQSHKDAMLLESQALAEVALRCASRSVSHAGSRMTSRVQSRAPSRAVSRAVSRRPSFSEDGDTEDGMSTPAAALVGEDAFERILDVTTHQEALMAYYYLDDNNEVRVTEIFDMTNADEDLDVSGDAGHYHTSSSPHWAAVHPHHHRTSLGSEEELEDDRPAGDGCEMSPFTPSDTESEYCRRHDHNNPESEQMFGTAGVV, encoded by the exons GTACCATCACCTCGTCAGTGCTCAAGACGGCAACGGAGGCGAGGAAGCACACACTGGGGCCCTTCAGTCCGACCTTCAACGTGGAGAAGTTGCTGCGTGAGGGACTTCTGAGT GTATTGCCCGACGACGCCCATCGCATTGTGAGTGGCAAACTGTTCATCTCCGTGACGCGGGTGAGTGACGGCAAGAACATCCTGCTCTCCCAGTTCGACACCCGCGAGGAGCTAATCCAG GCGCTGTGCTGCTCGTCGTTCGTGCCTGGGTTCAGCGGATGGGTGCCCCCTGTGTTCCGCGGCGTGCGCTACTTGGACGGCGTGCTGAGCGATAACCTGCCCATGCTGGACGCACACACCATCTGCGTGAGTCCCTTCGCGGGCCACAGCGACATCTGCCCCAGGGATAACAGGCACATCTCCCTCGCG GGGCTGCTCTGTTCTGCCTTCATCCCTGGCTTCAGCGGGTGGGCGTGTCCCAAGGTGCGGGGGGTTCGGTATGTGGATGGCGGGTTCACGAATAACCTTCCAGAGGTGGACCACGGCACTGTCACCGTCAGCCCCTTCTGCGGAGAGAGCGACATCTGCCCTAAGGACACCACCGCGGGGCTTGTCACG GTGAATCTGGCCAACACGAGCATTGAGCTGAGCAAGGAAAACTTATACCGCTTCGCTCGCATTCTGTTTCCGCCGCCCCCCGAGGTGCTAAGCAAGATGTGTCAGCAGGGTTTCAATGATGCCCTTGACTTCCTGCAGAGAAACAACCTCATCAATTGTACCAGGTGCCTCGCTGTGCAGTCCAGCTTCAATTTGACA GAGTCTCGTGAGGAGGCGCGGGAGTTGGTGTCGGTAAATCACTTCCACGACCCAGAGGATAACTGTATTGACTGTAAGCAGCAGCGCAAG GAGGCCATCCTGGACCAGCTCCCAGAGGCGGTGGGGTCCATCCTGCAGGACGCCATCACTTCTGCCAACGAGGGTCTCATGAACTGGGTATTCAAGCACAAGTCCATGAAGCTGCTGTCTGTGCTCAGCCTGCCCTATGTGCTGCCCATGGACATTGCCTACTCTGCCTTCCtcag GTTCATGGCAACGGCACCCACCAGCAAGGACCTGCAGAGTCTGGCCCGGCAGGTGATCACGCTGGTCAAGGCCCTGCTCAGGATGTCTACTAAGAGCTccctgcaccaccatcaccgccgccttGACACCAAGTTCTCCTGCCAGCTGGCCATCACGCAGTTCTCAG GTGATGTGGAGATGCAGCACATTCAGAACAGACAGAACTTCGACTTCACGCTCGACCTTGACACCAT GGAGGGTGTGCCACAGAGCCACAAGGACGCCATGCTGCTGGAGTCACAGGCGCTGGCGGAGGTGGCCCTGCGCTGTGCCTCCCGCTCTGTATCGCACGCTGGGTCCCGCATGACCTCCCGGGTGCAGTCCAGGGCTCCATCCAGGGCTGTGTCCCGTGCCGTATCCCGCCGGCCATCCTTCAGTGAGGATGGGGACACGGAGGATGGCATGAGCACCCCCGCAGCGGCCCTGGTTGGAGAGGATGCCTTTGAGAGGATCCTGGATGTCACCACACACCAAGAGGCTCTCATGGCGTACTACTACCTGGACGACAAcaacgag GTGAGAGTGACGGAGATCTTTGACATGACCAATGCAGACGAGGACCTGGATGTCTCAGGTGATGCGGGGCActaccacacctcctcctcccctcactggGCTGCCGTgcaccctcaccatcaccgcACCTCCCTCG GGtcagaggaggagctggaggatgACAGGCCAGCAGGTGATGGGTGCGAGATGTCCCCCTTCACGCCCTCTGACACTGAGTCTGAGTACTGCCGCAG ACACGACCACAATAACCCGGAGTCTGAGCAGATGTTTGGCACCGCAGGGGTTgtctga
- the LOC135095143 gene encoding patatin-like phospholipase domain-containing protein 2 isoform X4, with translation MNFSFAGCGFLGIYHVGVAACLKKYAPNLLVNKISGASAGALAAVCLLCDSPLGTITSSVLKTATEARKHTLGPFSPTFNVEKLLREGLLSVLPDDAHRIVSGKLFISVTRVSDGKNILLSQFDTREELIQALCCSSFVPGFSGWVPPVFRGVRYLDGVLSDNLPMLDAHTICVSPFAGHSDICPRDNRHISLAVNLANTSIELSKENLYRFARILFPPPPEVLSKMCQQGFNDALDFLQRNNLINCTRCLAVQSSFNLTESREEARELVSVNHFHDPEDNCIDCKQQRKEAILDQLPEAVGSILQDAITSANEGLMNWVFKHKSMKLLSVLSLPYVLPMDIAYSAFLRFMATAPTSKDLQSLARQVITLVKALLRMSTKSSLHHHHRRLDTKFSCQLAITQFSGDVEMQHIQNRQNFDFTLDLDTMEGVPQSHKDAMLLESQALAEVALRCASRSVSHAGSRMTSRVQSRAPSRAVSRAVSRRPSFSEDGDTEDGMSTPAAALVGEDAFERILDVTTHQEALMAYYYLDDNNEVRVTEIFDMTNADEDLDVSGDAGHYHTSSSPHWAAVHPHHHRTSLGSEEELEDDRPAGDGCEMSPFTPSDTESEYCRRHDHNNPESEQMFGTAGVV, from the exons GTACCATCACCTCGTCAGTGCTCAAGACGGCAACGGAGGCGAGGAAGCACACACTGGGGCCCTTCAGTCCGACCTTCAACGTGGAGAAGTTGCTGCGTGAGGGACTTCTGAGT GTATTGCCCGACGACGCCCATCGCATTGTGAGTGGCAAACTGTTCATCTCCGTGACGCGGGTGAGTGACGGCAAGAACATCCTGCTCTCCCAGTTCGACACCCGCGAGGAGCTAATCCAG GCGCTGTGCTGCTCGTCGTTCGTGCCTGGGTTCAGCGGATGGGTGCCCCCTGTGTTCCGCGGCGTGCGCTACTTGGACGGCGTGCTGAGCGATAACCTGCCCATGCTGGACGCACACACCATCTGCGTGAGTCCCTTCGCGGGCCACAGCGACATCTGCCCCAGGGATAACAGGCACATCTCCCTCGCG GTGAATCTGGCCAACACGAGCATTGAGCTGAGCAAGGAAAACTTATACCGCTTCGCTCGCATTCTGTTTCCGCCGCCCCCCGAGGTGCTAAGCAAGATGTGTCAGCAGGGTTTCAATGATGCCCTTGACTTCCTGCAGAGAAACAACCTCATCAATTGTACCAGGTGCCTCGCTGTGCAGTCCAGCTTCAATTTGACA GAGTCTCGTGAGGAGGCGCGGGAGTTGGTGTCGGTAAATCACTTCCACGACCCAGAGGATAACTGTATTGACTGTAAGCAGCAGCGCAAG GAGGCCATCCTGGACCAGCTCCCAGAGGCGGTGGGGTCCATCCTGCAGGACGCCATCACTTCTGCCAACGAGGGTCTCATGAACTGGGTATTCAAGCACAAGTCCATGAAGCTGCTGTCTGTGCTCAGCCTGCCCTATGTGCTGCCCATGGACATTGCCTACTCTGCCTTCCtcag GTTCATGGCAACGGCACCCACCAGCAAGGACCTGCAGAGTCTGGCCCGGCAGGTGATCACGCTGGTCAAGGCCCTGCTCAGGATGTCTACTAAGAGCTccctgcaccaccatcaccgccgccttGACACCAAGTTCTCCTGCCAGCTGGCCATCACGCAGTTCTCAG GTGATGTGGAGATGCAGCACATTCAGAACAGACAGAACTTCGACTTCACGCTCGACCTTGACACCAT GGAGGGTGTGCCACAGAGCCACAAGGACGCCATGCTGCTGGAGTCACAGGCGCTGGCGGAGGTGGCCCTGCGCTGTGCCTCCCGCTCTGTATCGCACGCTGGGTCCCGCATGACCTCCCGGGTGCAGTCCAGGGCTCCATCCAGGGCTGTGTCCCGTGCCGTATCCCGCCGGCCATCCTTCAGTGAGGATGGGGACACGGAGGATGGCATGAGCACCCCCGCAGCGGCCCTGGTTGGAGAGGATGCCTTTGAGAGGATCCTGGATGTCACCACACACCAAGAGGCTCTCATGGCGTACTACTACCTGGACGACAAcaacgag GTGAGAGTGACGGAGATCTTTGACATGACCAATGCAGACGAGGACCTGGATGTCTCAGGTGATGCGGGGCActaccacacctcctcctcccctcactggGCTGCCGTgcaccctcaccatcaccgcACCTCCCTCG GGtcagaggaggagctggaggatgACAGGCCAGCAGGTGATGGGTGCGAGATGTCCCCCTTCACGCCCTCTGACACTGAGTCTGAGTACTGCCGCAG ACACGACCACAATAACCCGGAGTCTGAGCAGATGTTTGGCACCGCAGGGGTTgtctga
- the LOC135095143 gene encoding patatin-like phospholipase domain-containing protein 2 isoform X5 yields the protein MNFSFAGCGFLGIYHVGVAACLKKYAPNLLVNKISGASAGALAAVCLLCDSPLGTITSSVLKTATEARKHTLGPFSPTFNVEKLLREGLLSVLPDDAHRIVSGKLFISVTRVSDGKNILLSQFDTREELIQVNLANTSIELSKENLYRFARILFPPPPEVLSKMCQQGFNDALDFLQRNNLINCTRCLAVQSSFNLTESREEARELVSVNHFHDPEDNCIDCKQQRKEAILDQLPEAVGSILQDAITSANEGLMNWVFKHKSMKLLSVLSLPYVLPMDIAYSAFLRFMATAPTSKDLQSLARQVITLVKALLRMSTKSSLHHHHRRLDTKFSCQLAITQFSGDVEMQHIQNRQNFDFTLDLDTMEGVPQSHKDAMLLESQALAEVALRCASRSVSHAGSRMTSRVQSRAPSRAVSRAVSRRPSFSEDGDTEDGMSTPAAALVGEDAFERILDVTTHQEALMAYYYLDDNNEVRVTEIFDMTNADEDLDVSGDAGHYHTSSSPHWAAVHPHHHRTSLGSEEELEDDRPAGDGCEMSPFTPSDTESEYCRRHDHNNPESEQMFGTAGVV from the exons GTACCATCACCTCGTCAGTGCTCAAGACGGCAACGGAGGCGAGGAAGCACACACTGGGGCCCTTCAGTCCGACCTTCAACGTGGAGAAGTTGCTGCGTGAGGGACTTCTGAGT GTATTGCCCGACGACGCCCATCGCATTGTGAGTGGCAAACTGTTCATCTCCGTGACGCGGGTGAGTGACGGCAAGAACATCCTGCTCTCCCAGTTCGACACCCGCGAGGAGCTAATCCAG GTGAATCTGGCCAACACGAGCATTGAGCTGAGCAAGGAAAACTTATACCGCTTCGCTCGCATTCTGTTTCCGCCGCCCCCCGAGGTGCTAAGCAAGATGTGTCAGCAGGGTTTCAATGATGCCCTTGACTTCCTGCAGAGAAACAACCTCATCAATTGTACCAGGTGCCTCGCTGTGCAGTCCAGCTTCAATTTGACA GAGTCTCGTGAGGAGGCGCGGGAGTTGGTGTCGGTAAATCACTTCCACGACCCAGAGGATAACTGTATTGACTGTAAGCAGCAGCGCAAG GAGGCCATCCTGGACCAGCTCCCAGAGGCGGTGGGGTCCATCCTGCAGGACGCCATCACTTCTGCCAACGAGGGTCTCATGAACTGGGTATTCAAGCACAAGTCCATGAAGCTGCTGTCTGTGCTCAGCCTGCCCTATGTGCTGCCCATGGACATTGCCTACTCTGCCTTCCtcag GTTCATGGCAACGGCACCCACCAGCAAGGACCTGCAGAGTCTGGCCCGGCAGGTGATCACGCTGGTCAAGGCCCTGCTCAGGATGTCTACTAAGAGCTccctgcaccaccatcaccgccgccttGACACCAAGTTCTCCTGCCAGCTGGCCATCACGCAGTTCTCAG GTGATGTGGAGATGCAGCACATTCAGAACAGACAGAACTTCGACTTCACGCTCGACCTTGACACCAT GGAGGGTGTGCCACAGAGCCACAAGGACGCCATGCTGCTGGAGTCACAGGCGCTGGCGGAGGTGGCCCTGCGCTGTGCCTCCCGCTCTGTATCGCACGCTGGGTCCCGCATGACCTCCCGGGTGCAGTCCAGGGCTCCATCCAGGGCTGTGTCCCGTGCCGTATCCCGCCGGCCATCCTTCAGTGAGGATGGGGACACGGAGGATGGCATGAGCACCCCCGCAGCGGCCCTGGTTGGAGAGGATGCCTTTGAGAGGATCCTGGATGTCACCACACACCAAGAGGCTCTCATGGCGTACTACTACCTGGACGACAAcaacgag GTGAGAGTGACGGAGATCTTTGACATGACCAATGCAGACGAGGACCTGGATGTCTCAGGTGATGCGGGGCActaccacacctcctcctcccctcactggGCTGCCGTgcaccctcaccatcaccgcACCTCCCTCG GGtcagaggaggagctggaggatgACAGGCCAGCAGGTGATGGGTGCGAGATGTCCCCCTTCACGCCCTCTGACACTGAGTCTGAGTACTGCCGCAG ACACGACCACAATAACCCGGAGTCTGAGCAGATGTTTGGCACCGCAGGGGTTgtctga